The Eriocheir sinensis breed Jianghai 21 chromosome 21, ASM2467909v1, whole genome shotgun sequence genome includes a region encoding these proteins:
- the LOC127001533 gene encoding putative glutathione-specific gamma-glutamylcyclotransferase 2 isoform X4, with amino-acid sequence MWIFGYGSLTWKVDFPYTQRVVGYIKGYVRRFWHASIDHRGVPGKPGRVVTLVASEDPEETVWGIAYKIGPEDQERVMAHLDHREKDGYQRTPVTFHPQDPSIQPWQLTMYLGTESNPFFVGHNEKGEESIAQIIASAEGPSGSNKDYLFQLADTMRTLGVSDSHLFNIESRVRKILEV; translated from the exons ATGTGGATCTTTGGATATGGGTCCCTGACATGGAAAGTAGACTTTCCATACACACAGCGGGTGGTGGGCTACATCAAGGGCTATGTCCGGAGATTCTGGCATGCCAGCATAGACCACCGAGGAGTCCCAGGCAAG CCTGGTCGAGTGGTGACCCTGGTGGCTTCTGAGGACCCAGAG GAGACAGTGTGGGGCATTGCTTACAAGATTGGGCCCGAGGACCAAGAGAGGGTGATGGCCCACCTGGACCACAGGGAGAAGGATGGTTATCAGCGAACGCCTGTCACTTTCCACCCCCAAGACCCTTCCATCCAGCCTTGGCAACTGACCATGTACCTAG GTACAGAGTCCAACCCATTCTTTGTGGGACACaacgagaagggggaagagagcaTTGCCCAAATCATAGCCTCTGCCGAGGGTCCCAGCGGCTCCAACAAGGACTACCTCTTCCAGCTGGCCGACACCATGAGGACATTAGGTGTGTCTGACTCTCACCTGTTCAACATTGAGTCAAGGGTTAGAAAGATTTTGGAAGTTTGA
- the LOC127001532 gene encoding translocon-associated protein subunit alpha-like, with protein MIGLKKLLLLLFLVLPAIVALTDGGRMTAMAQEDEVEGEEDELTDDDEVNVDDGTGAEVETADGTEEEEEEDEEEAAAKGSPDADTVILFTKPVGTGTELPAGKLVEFLVGFTNNGDKDFVLDAIDASFRYPMDFNFYIQNFTAIPYNRAVKPRQEATVLYSFYPAEAFAARPLGLTVNLAYHDADGNAFLEAVFNQTVSIVELDEGMDGETFFLYVFLLAFSVLLLVAGHHFLSSFGRKKGSKKAVVEVGTSKRDDVDYDWLPKEVLNEIKKTPRQSPGTRKAKRVASSK; from the exons ATGATCGGGTTGaaaaagctcctcctcctcctctttctggtcCTCCCCGCCATCGTAGCCTTAACAGATGGAG GGCGAATGACAGCGATGGCCCAAGAGgatgaggtggaaggagaggaggatgaattgACAGACGATGATGAAGTGAATGTGGATGACGGAACTGGGGCGGAAGTGGAAACAGCTGATggcactgaagaagaggaagaggaagatgaagaagaagctgCTGCCAAAGGTTCACCTGATGCTGACACAGTCATCCTCTTCACCAAACCTGTGGGCACTGGCACAG AACTGCCTGCTGGTAAGCTTGTGGAATTCCTTGTTGGGTTCACCAACAATGGAGACAAAGACTTTGTTTTGGATGCCATTGATGCTTCTTTCCGCTACCCAATGGACTTCAACTTCTACATCCAGAACTTCACTGCCATCCCCTACAACCGTGCTGTCAAGCCCCGCCAGGAGGCAACTGTTCTGTACTCCTTCTACCCCGCTGAAGCCTTTGCTGCCCGGCCCTTGGGACTTACAGTTAACCTGGCGTACCATGATGCT gaTGGCAACGCCTTCTTAGAAGCAGTTTTCAACCAGACTGTGAGCATTGTTGAGTTAGATGAGGGCATGGACGGGGAAACATTCTTCCTGTACGTGTTCCTGCTAGCCTTTAgcgtgctgctgctggtggctggacatcactttctctcctcattcggCCGcaagaagggaagcaagaaggcTGTCGTGGAGGTGGGCACCAGCAAACGTGACGATGTGGACTATGACTGGCTTCCCAAGGAAGTCCTCAATGAGATCA AGAAAACTCCCCGCCAGTCACCCGGGACCAGGAAGGCTAAACGTGTCGCTAGTTCTAAGTAA
- the LOC127001533 gene encoding putative glutathione-specific gamma-glutamylcyclotransferase 2 isoform X1 → MWIFGYGSLTWKVDFPYTQRVVGYIKGYVRRFWHASIDHRGVPGKPGRVVTLVASEDPEARVWGAAYEISPEQEPEALGKLNVRERLADNRHEVTVYDVKGQKVHHPVLVYVSSLNKEMILGEAPLDAMANQIAERRGPSGPNYEYLFQLASFMREEVPQAEDEHLFQLEEAVKKILEENSETKYSVHEGAQDRVSNSSFS, encoded by the exons ATGTGGATCTTTGGATATGGGTCCCTGACATGGAAAGTAGACTTTCCATACACACAGCGGGTGGTGGGCTACATCAAGGGCTATGTCCGGAGATTCTGGCATGCCAGCATAGACCACCGAGGAGTCCCAGGCAAG CCTGGTCGAGTGGTGACCCTGGTGGCTTCTGAGGACCCAGAG GCGCGGGTGTGGGGAGCCGCCTATGAGATCTCTCCTGAGCAGGAGCCAGAAGCACTAGGGAAGCTCAATGTGAGGGAGCGGCTTGCTGACAACCGCCATGAAGTAACTGTGTACGATGTCAAAGGCCAGAAGGTGCACCACCCAGTACTGGTCTATGTGAGCAGCTTAAATAAAGAGATGATCTTGGGGGAAGCTCCCCTGGACGCCATGGCCAACCAGATAGCTGAGCGCAGGGGACCATCAGGTCCAAACTATGAGTACCTTTTCCAACTGGCTAGCTTCATGAGGGAGGAGGTGCCACAGGCTGAAGATGAACACCTCTTCCAGCTTGAGGAGGCTGTGAAGAAGATTCTAGAGGAGAACAGTGAAACAAA GTACTCTGTCCATGAGGGTGCCCAAGACAGAGTGTCAAACAGTTCCTTTTCTTGA
- the LOC127001531 gene encoding putative E3 ubiquitin-protein ligase UBR7 — protein MADSGEAEESGISMVEVLQEEEERQLNAAAVLGAADDTQCTYDQGYMKRQALYACMTCCPSDSDRLAGVCLACSYHCHEDHELVELYTKRNFRCDCGNSKFPQSSCKLLKEKLPENPENKYNHNFSGAYCTCNRPYPDPENPDEDEMIQCCLCEDWYHGKHQGDDVPQAEMYGDMICSQCLPKHQFLSYYVGLAVTVVEEEEAKSAASPEKSPDTKTTDSPEKTVEAKSAGSPEKSSDAKSASNSEKSPIIITQEETKESEVCEQKEKTAELENKKDGKQDSAEKPKESGCLLTNMTKQTLPKGALFLQSNWRQQLCSCDSCKDNYKAEGVLFLLDDEDTVNFYEESGKSHQASSSAPVQRELEALSSLDRVVRTEMVHEYNNLSSSLREYLRKFAESKKVVRDEDIREFFSQLTANKKQKPNPGVQLFCK, from the exons ATGGCAGACAGCGGGGAGGCCGAGGAATCTGGAATTTCTATGGTGGAagtgctgcaggaggaggaggagagacaactGAACGCCGCAGCTGTCTTAGGGGCCGCTGATGACACCCAGTGCACCTACGACCAG ggATACATGAAGAGGCAGGCCTTGTATGCCTGCATGACATGCTGTCCTTCAGATTCAGATCGTCTAGCAGGTGTGTGTTTGGCCTGCAGCTACCACTGCCATGAAGACCACGAGCTTGTTGAGTTGTACACCAAGAG GAACTTTCGATGTGATTGCGGAAATTCAAAGTTTCCTCAAAGTTCGTGCAAACTCCTGAAG GAAAAGTTGCCTGAGAATCCTGAGAACAAGTACAATCATAACTTCAGTGGAGCTTACTGCACCTGCAACCGCCCCTACCCTGACCCTGAGAACCCTGATGAGGATGAGATGATTCAGTGCTGCCTGTGCGAGGACTGGTACCATGGAAAG CATCAGGGTGATGATGTTCCCCAAGCTGAGATGTATGGTGACATGATCTGCTCCCAGTGCCTTCCCAAGCACCAGTTCCTCTCCTACTATGTGGGTTTGGCAG TGACtgtagtggaggaagaagaggctaaATCTGCAGCTAGCCCAGAGAAGTCTCCTGACACAAAAACTACAGATAGTCCAGAGAAGACTGTTGAGGCTAAATCTGCAGGTAGTCCAGAGAAGTCTTCTGATGCTAAATCTGCCAGTAATTCAGAGAAGTCTCCCATCATAATTACTCAA gaagaaacaaaagaaagcgaAGTTTGTGAACAAAAGGAGAAAACTGCAGAATTGGAGAACAAGAAGGATGGGAAACAAGATAGTGCTGAAAAACCCAAAGAGTCAG GCTGCTTGCTGACCAACATGACAAAGCAGACCTTGCCAAAAGGCGCCCTGTTTCTTCAGAGCAATTGGAGACAGCAGCTGTGCTCATGTGACAGTTGCAAG GATAACTATAAGGCTGAGggtgtcctctttctcctcgatGATGAAGACACGGTCAATTTTTATGAAGAGAGTGGCAAGTCTCACCAGGCCAGCAGCAGTGCACCTGTGCAGAGAGAGCTGGAGGCCCTTTCCTCCCTGGACCGTGTGGTGCGGACAGAGATGGTTCATG AGTACAACAACCTGAGTTCATCACTCCGAGAATACCTCCGCAAGTTTGCTGAGAGCAAGAAGGTGGTTCGGGATGAAGACATCCGAGAGTTCTTCTCGCAGTTAACAgccaacaaaaaacaaaaaccaaACCCTGGAGTTCAGCTGTTTTGCAAATGA
- the LOC127001533 gene encoding putative glutathione-specific gamma-glutamylcyclotransferase 2 isoform X2, with the protein MWIFGYGSLTWKVDFPYTQRVVGYIKGYVRRFWHASIDHRGVPGKPGRVVTLVASEDPEARVWGAAYEISPEQEPEALGKLNVRERLADNRHEVTVYDVKGQKVHHPVLVYVSSLNKEMILGEAPLDAMANQIAERRGPSGPNYEYLFQLASFMREEVPQAEDEHLFQLEEAVKKILEENSETKRQCGALLTRLGPRTKRG; encoded by the exons ATGTGGATCTTTGGATATGGGTCCCTGACATGGAAAGTAGACTTTCCATACACACAGCGGGTGGTGGGCTACATCAAGGGCTATGTCCGGAGATTCTGGCATGCCAGCATAGACCACCGAGGAGTCCCAGGCAAG CCTGGTCGAGTGGTGACCCTGGTGGCTTCTGAGGACCCAGAG GCGCGGGTGTGGGGAGCCGCCTATGAGATCTCTCCTGAGCAGGAGCCAGAAGCACTAGGGAAGCTCAATGTGAGGGAGCGGCTTGCTGACAACCGCCATGAAGTAACTGTGTACGATGTCAAAGGCCAGAAGGTGCACCACCCAGTACTGGTCTATGTGAGCAGCTTAAATAAAGAGATGATCTTGGGGGAAGCTCCCCTGGACGCCATGGCCAACCAGATAGCTGAGCGCAGGGGACCATCAGGTCCAAACTATGAGTACCTTTTCCAACTGGCTAGCTTCATGAGGGAGGAGGTGCCACAGGCTGAAGATGAACACCTCTTCCAGCTTGAGGAGGCTGTGAAGAAGATTCTAGAGGAGAACAGTGAAACAAA GAGACAGTGTGGGGCATTGCTTACAAGATTGGGCCCGAGGACCAAGAGAGGGTGA
- the LOC127001536 gene encoding transcription elongation factor S-II-like has protein sequence MGCEEEVLRIKKKLDKMTASDGDQTQALDILKTLQGLPINFQVLSKTRIGMTVNALRKASSDEEVISTAKQLIKNWKKFVPDKKDDEKESKEEKKEKKEDKKEVKNSNNSSSSSSRPASFPSSSMPNDMRMKCREMLANALKLSSVDDPVDTIENLSEQIEEAIFDEFGKPEAAYKNRLRSRIYNLKDSKNPQLRENVLRGAISPKRLATMSSEEMASAEMKALREKFTKEAIDDHQLAVAQGTKTDLLKCGKCGQRNCTYNQMQTRSSDEPMTTFVLCNHCGNRWKFC, from the exons ATGGGATGCGAGGAGGAGGTGCTCAGGATCAAGAAGAAGCTGGACAAGATGACGGCCAGCGATGGG GACCAGACGCAAGCCCTGGACATACTGAAAACTCTGCAAGGGCTCCCTATCAACTTCCaa GTGCTTTCAAAAACCCGCATTGGCATGACTGTGAATGCCTTGCGAAAAGCTTCTTCTGACGAGGAGGTCATTTCTACCGCTAAACAACTCATCAAGAACTGGAAGAAGTTTGTTCCAG ACAAgaaagatgatgagaaggagagcaaggaagaaaagaaagagaagaaggaggacaaaaaggaagtgaagaattccaacaacagcagcagcagcagctctcGTCcggcctcctttccctcctcctccatgcccaaTGACATGCGCATGAAGTGTCGGGAGATGCTAGCCAATGCCCTGAAGTTGTCAA GTGTGGATGATCCTGTGGACACTATTGAGAACCTGTCCGAGCAGATAGAAGAGGCAATATTCGACGAGTTTGGCAAACCAGAGGCAGCCTACAAGAACCGACTTCGATCTCGAATTTACAACCTTAAAGACAGCAAGAACCCACAGCTTCGAGAAAATGTGCTGAGAGGGGCTATCAGCCCGAAGAGACTGGCCACTATGAGCTCTGAG GAGATGGCCAGTGCTGAGATGAAGGCCCTGCGTGAGAAGTTCACCAAGGAAGCCATTGATGACCACCAGCTTGCAGTGGCCCAGGGCACCAAGACAGATTTGCTTAAGTGTGGCAAATGTGGCCAACGAAACTGCACCTACAATCAG ATGCAAACCAGAAGCTCTGATGAACCTATGACCACCTTTGTGTTGTGCAACCACTGTGGGAACCGCTGGAAATTTTGCTGA
- the LOC127001533 gene encoding putative glutathione-specific gamma-glutamylcyclotransferase 2 isoform X3 — protein MWIFGYGSLTWKVDFPYTQRVVGYIKGYVRRFWHASIDHRGVPGKPGRVVTLVASEDPEARVWGAAYEISPEQEPEALGKLNVRERLADNRHEVTVYDVKGQKVHHPVLVYVSSLNKEMILGEAPLDAMANQIAERRGPSGPNYEYLFQLASFMREEVPQAEDEHLFQLEEAVKKILEENSETKSVPSS, from the exons ATGTGGATCTTTGGATATGGGTCCCTGACATGGAAAGTAGACTTTCCATACACACAGCGGGTGGTGGGCTACATCAAGGGCTATGTCCGGAGATTCTGGCATGCCAGCATAGACCACCGAGGAGTCCCAGGCAAG CCTGGTCGAGTGGTGACCCTGGTGGCTTCTGAGGACCCAGAG GCGCGGGTGTGGGGAGCCGCCTATGAGATCTCTCCTGAGCAGGAGCCAGAAGCACTAGGGAAGCTCAATGTGAGGGAGCGGCTTGCTGACAACCGCCATGAAGTAACTGTGTACGATGTCAAAGGCCAGAAGGTGCACCACCCAGTACTGGTCTATGTGAGCAGCTTAAATAAAGAGATGATCTTGGGGGAAGCTCCCCTGGACGCCATGGCCAACCAGATAGCTGAGCGCAGGGGACCATCAGGTCCAAACTATGAGTACCTTTTCCAACTGGCTAGCTTCATGAGGGAGGAGGTGCCACAGGCTGAAGATGAACACCTCTTCCAGCTTGAGGAGGCTGTGAAGAAGATTCTAGAGGAGAACAGTGAAACAAAGTCTGTCCCTTCCTCATGA